One genomic window of Polyangiaceae bacterium includes the following:
- a CDS encoding (deoxy)nucleoside triphosphate pyrophosphohydrolase codes for MAENEVEELLIAIALIWHGGELLIARRNPGSHQALKWEFPGGKVENGESAEAAVLREVLEETAMSVELLGERRAILHSYPERRVTIRVFDCRASSREAAPLASQEVRWVPPASLVEFDFPAANRALIAELASEAPR; via the coding sequence ATGGCTGAAAATGAAGTGGAAGAACTGCTGATCGCCATCGCGCTCATCTGGCACGGAGGTGAGCTACTGATCGCGCGCAGAAACCCCGGGTCTCATCAGGCACTGAAGTGGGAATTTCCTGGCGGTAAAGTTGAAAATGGCGAGTCAGCGGAGGCAGCCGTGCTTCGCGAAGTGCTCGAAGAGACCGCTATGAGCGTCGAGCTGCTGGGTGAGCGGCGAGCGATCCTGCACAGCTATCCGGAGCGCCGGGTGACGATCCGAGTATTCGACTGTCGTGCCAGCTCGCGGGAGGCGGCGCCCCTGGCTAGCCAGGAGGTCCGCTGGGTGCCTCCTGCGTCGCTCGTGGAGTTTGACTTTCCTGCAGCCAACCGCGCGCTGATCGCGGAGTTGGCAAGTGAAGC